The genomic interval CGATAGACCTATCAGGAAACATACTATTGAATGATAAACTAGAATTTGGACTCTCATACCGTTTTGATGATTCTATATCAACCCTTATCAATGTACGAGCAACTAACAACCTGAGATTAGGCTATGCCTATGATCATACGGTTAGTAATTTAGGACAATTTAATTCAGGCTCCCATGAGGTGTTTTTATTATTTGATTTTTCATTTGTTAGTGATAAGATAAAATCACCAAGATTCTTTTAAAAACGATAGGCCATGAAAACATATGTACACAATATTAAAAAGACAATAAAACAAAGTATCATCGTAGCATTAGTACTGCTACTGGGTACTACACAAATAAACGCACAAGAAACTACTTATAGCGTTTATAGCGTAGAAGGCATCAACACAGAAGGAGCAGACTTTAGTCCGATGTATTATAAAGACAATGTAGTTTTTGCTTCAGAAAGACCAGACAAACGTACGGTAAGACACCGTTGGGGAAAAGACAAGAGAACCTTTTTAGACCTATACATAGCCAAAGTAGAAGATTCAACGAACTTAGTTAAAGAGATAGACTACTTCTCAATCGATAAGTTAAACACGACCTATCATGAATCTAATGCCGTGTTTACAAACGATCATCAAACAATATATTTTACACGCAATAATTATTATAAGAAACGCTATAAAACCGATAAAAAAGGAATCAACAAACTAAAACTCTACAAAGCAACAAGAAACGAAGACGATACAGCTTGGAAAGATTTAGAAGAACTCCCTTTTAACAGTGATGAATTCTCCACAGGACATCCAGCATTAAGTGCAGATAATAAAACACTGTATTTTACCTCAGATAGAGAAGGCGGCTTTGGAAAGACGGATATCTACAAGGTTAAAATAAATGAAGATGGAAGCTATGGAGAAGTAATGAACCTAGGACAAGATATCAACACAACAGGAAAAGAGATGTTTCCGTTTGTAACCAAAGACAACAAATTGTATTTCTCATCAGACGGAAGAAAAGGTTTAGGAGGCTTAGATATATATAAGTACAACCTAAATAGTAAAGATAAAGCAACAAGTTTAGGAACATCAATAAATAGTAGTGCAGATGACTTTGGAATTATCATCAATGAAACTCAAAATCCAAGAAGAGGGTATTTCTCATCGAACAGAGCAGGAGGATTAGGGGATGATGATATTTATGGTTTTACAGAGCAGAGGAAAGAAGAAATAAAGATTATCAAACCCTGTGAACAAAGTGTAACAGGGTATGTAAGAGACAAACAATTAAATATTCCACTAGCCAATGCTAAGGTGATTATAAAACAAACAAAAGACAGTAAAACAATAGCAACAATTATGACAGACTTACATGGAAAGTTTAGTTAT from Lutibacter sp. Hel_I_33_5 carries:
- a CDS encoding OmpA family protein; translated protein: MKTYVHNIKKTIKQSIIVALVLLLGTTQINAQETTYSVYSVEGINTEGADFSPMYYKDNVVFASERPDKRTVRHRWGKDKRTFLDLYIAKVEDSTNLVKEIDYFSIDKLNTTYHESNAVFTNDHQTIYFTRNNYYKKRYKTDKKGINKLKLYKATRNEDDTAWKDLEELPFNSDEFSTGHPALSADNKTLYFTSDREGGFGKTDIYKVKINEDGSYGEVMNLGQDINTTGKEMFPFVTKDNKLYFSSDGRKGLGGLDIYKYNLNSKDKATSLGTSINSSADDFGIIINETQNPRRGYFSSNRAGGLGDDDIYGFTEQRKEEIKIIKPCEQSVTGYVRDKQLNIPLANAKVIIKQTKDSKTIATIMTDLHGKFSYKLPCNNNYTAIASKEYYKPDQDTFNTTDKAELALDLNFDLGLVDGLTYNDRNEMIINIKPIYFATNKSTIRPDAARELDYIVRIMNQYPKMIIKAASHTDSRGRDSYNEALSKRRAESTMNYITRKGISSNRITAQGYGETQLTNGCTNGVRCSKGEHQLNRRTEFIIMIEK